Proteins from a single region of Brienomyrus brachyistius isolate T26 unplaced genomic scaffold, BBRACH_0.4 scaffold812, whole genome shotgun sequence:
- the LOC125729861 gene encoding uncharacterized protein LOC125729861 gives MPPLAELRHTIRKQLKTLRRAEWHRRRRVERARKRSSFIANPFRFAKQLLGQKRSGRLECSQEEVDNFLHNTLSDPVREQGLGPQTALRVMPTPTVEFNTSEPTWKEVQEVVTAARASSTPGPSQVPYKVYKRCPNLLRILWKLLRVIWRRGTIADQWRQAEGVWIPKEENSTRLEQFRSISLLSVEGKVFFSILSRRMTDFLLKNKYIDTSVQKGGIPGVPGCLEHTGVITQLIREAREGKGDLAVLWLDLANAYGSIPHKLVETTLDRHYIPDKIKDLILNYYGNFRLRVTSGSITSNWYRLEKGIITGCTISVILFALAMNMLVKAAEMECRGPLSKSGIRQPPIRAFMDDLTVTTTSVPGCRWILQGLEKLICWARMSFKPIKSRSMVLKRGKVVDKFRFCVDGVTIPTITEKPVVSLGKVFDCSLRDTASVRITIKKLEAWLSTVDKSGLPGRFKAWLYQHGILPRILWPLLVYEVTMSTVETLERKISSFLRRWLGLPRSLTSAALYSRSNKLQLPFSSLEEEFRVSRTREALVYRESSDSRVASAGIVVKTGRKFRAQEGQELAESRLRHRALVGTVAVGRAGLGSFPQPRFHRAQGKDRRHLVLEEVRAGVEEVRTSRMVSMQQQGASARWEGALGRKLTWNDIWKAEPQRIKFMVQAVYDVLPSPANLYVWGKCDLSTCPQCPGRGTLEHILSSCPAALGGGRYHWRHDQVLKTVAETIATAVANNIHTRSRRVVPFVKAGEKPRPQPIPTSSLLSSASDWELRVDLGKQLKFPEYVTSTSLRPDVVLTSVSSKQVLLLELTVPWEDRMEEANERKRLKYQELIEECRRRGWKARCEPIEVGCRGFAARSLCKVYTLLGITGAAKRKAIKSTTEAAERASRWIWMKRSETWANAAGTQVGA, from the coding sequence atgccACCTCTCGCGGAGCTTCGACACACTATCCGGAAGCAGCTTAAGACCCTGCGCAGAGCTGAATGGCATAGGAGACGGAGGGTGGAGAGAGCCAGGAAGCGAAGTTCCTTCATAGCCAACCCCTTTCGTTTTGCTAAGCAGTTGTTGGGACAGAAACGAAGCGGACGTCTCGAGTGTTCCCAGGAAGAGGTGGACAACTTTCTGCACAATACCCTCAGCGACCCAGTCAGAGAGCAAGGACTTGGACCACAGACAGCCCTTAGGGTCATGCCAACCCCTACAGTGGAGTTTAACACCTCAGAACCCACTTGGAAGGAAGTCCAGGAGGTGGTAACAGCAGCCAGAGCCAGCTCCACTCCAGGCCCCAGTCAAGTACCCTACAAGGTGTACAAGCGCTGTCCAAACCTCCTCAGAATTCTATGGAAGTTGCTGCGAGTGATTTGGCGGAGGGGAACCATTGCAGACCAATGGAGACAGGCGGAGGGTGTCTGGATACCAAAGGAGGAGAACTCAACCAGGCTGGAGCAGTTCCGATCCATTTCACTTCTCAGTGTGGAGGGGAAGGTCTTCTTCAGTATCCTTTCCAGAAGGATGACAGACTTCCTCTTGAAGAACAAGTACATCGACACCTCAGTACAGAAAGGTGGCATTCCTGGAGTTCCTGGCTGCCTAGAACACACCGGAGTAATTACCCAGCTGATCAGGGAGGCACGAGAAGGGAAGGGGGACCTGGCAGTGCTGTGGCTGGACCTAGCTAACGCATATGGGTCAATTCCCCACAAGCTGGTGGAAACCACTCTGGACCGTCATTACATACCCGATAAGATCAAGGACCTCATCCTGAACTACTATGGGAACTTCAGGTTGAGAGTGACATCAGGGAGCATAACATCCAATTGGTATCGGCTCGAGAAAGGGATTATAACTGGTTGTACAATCTCAGTTATCCTGTTTGCCCTTGCCATGAATATGTTGGTGAAGGCAGCTGAGATGGAGTGTAGAGGCCCCCTGTCCAAGTCTGGAATTCGTCAGCCCCCCATTCGAGCCTTCATGGATGACCTGACAGTTACCACTACGTCAGTGCCTGGATGCCGGTGGATCCTTCAAGGCCTGGAAAAGCTCATTTGTTGGGCTAGGATGAGCTTTAAACCAATCAAATCTAGGTCCATGGTCCTGAAGAGAGGGAAAGTGGTGGACAAGTTTCGCTTCTGTGTGGACGGTGTAACGATACCAACGATCACTGAGAAACCAGTCGTAAGCCTAGGCAAGGTTTTCGACTGCAGCCTCAGAGACACAGCATCGGTCCGAATTACCATTAAGAAGCTTGAAGCCTGGTTGTCCACAGTAGATAAATCTGGCCTTCCTGGCAGGTTCAAGGCATGGTTATACCAACATGGCATTCTGCCCCGCATCCTCTGGCCGCTGTTAGTGTACGAGGTGACTATGTCCACTGTTGAGACCCTGGAGAGAAAGATCAGTTCTTTCCTCCGAAGATGGCTGGGCCTGCCACGCAGTCTAACTAGTGCAGCATTATAcagcagaagcaacaaactccaGCTTCCTTTCAGCAGCCTGGAGGAGGAATTTAGAGTTTCTCGTACAAGAGAGGCACTTGTTTATCGAGAATCCAGCGACTCCAGAGTTGcttcagcaggcattgtggtgaagACTGGCAGGAAGTTCAGAGCTCAAGAGGGGCAAGAACTGGCAGAATCTCGTCTAAGGCACAGGGCTTTGGTGGGCACGGTGGCCGTTGGACGAGCAGGGCTGGGGTCATTCCCACAGCCACGGTTCCACCGGGCCCAGGGAAAGGACAGACGCCACCTTGTCCTGGAGGAGGTACGGGCAGGTGTTGAGGAGGTGAGGACCAGCAGGATGGTGAGCATGCAGCAGCAAGGAGCATCAGCAAGATGGGAAGGAGCGCTGGGGAGGAAGCTGACCTGGAatgacatctggaaggcagagccACAGCGTATCAAGTtcatggtccaagctgtgtacgATGTGCTACCAAGCCCTGCTAACTTATACGTTTGGGGGAAGTGCGACCTTTCAACGTGTCCCCAATGCCCAGGAAGGGGCACATTGGAGCACATCCTTAGCAGCTGCCCAGCAGCCCTTGGAGGTGGACGCTACCACTGGCGCCATGACCAGGTGCTGAAGACAGTAGCTGAGACCATAGCTACTGCAGTGGCTAacaatatacacacccgaagccggAGGGTAGTACCCTTTGTGAAAGCTGGAGAGAAGCCACGACCACAGCCAATTCCAACATCCAGCCTACTTTCATCGGCATCAGACTGGGAACTGCGAGTTGACTTGGGCAAGCAGCTCAAGTTTCCAGAGTATGTTACATCAACCTCATTGAGACCAGATGTAGTGCTGACTTCTGTCTCTTCTAAGCAAGTCCTCTTATTAGAATTAACAGTCCCTTGGGAGGACCGCATGGAAGAAGCCAACGAACGGAAGCGGCTTAAATACCAAGAGCTCATAGAGGAATGTCGGAGAAGAGGCTGGAAAGCCCGCTGCGAGCCAATAGAGGTGGGATGTCGAGGCTTTGCGGCTCGCTCCCTATGTAAAGTCTACACCTTACTTGGCATCACTGGagctgcaaaaagaaaagccaTCAAGTCCACCACAGAGGCTGCAGAGAGAGCCTCCAGGTGGATTTGGATGAAGAGGTCTGAAACGTGGGCCAATGCTGCTGGGACACAAGTTGGGGCCTGA